Proteins encoded in a region of the Onthophagus taurus isolate NC chromosome 10, IU_Otau_3.0, whole genome shotgun sequence genome:
- the LOC139431523 gene encoding uncharacterized protein, giving the protein MFACDKCQKSFNAKRSLDRHTRHSHTNNARNECSLCDKSFSRFDNFQRHKRLVHGLEVGPQRQMPPPAMANYLKAKPTIDVPPSTSSAVRSILQPSERLPQPLLGDNGLEVGPQRQAPPPAMANCSKAKSTIDVPPSTSSAPAVRSILQPSKHLPQPLSGDNRSKVCDLCGISFMNHMALESHLRMNHTIEVEKGVEKIATCYKDRVASYKISGDRDDDDDISTYLARTRNTVGNIITSYMALNGSVKVQLELLSIFIKTTINENGDETVTASEKNFNSKFEIITQFADFNETYDKMVASINHQAEEFQERGSGWAFFSISYLLLNINKFQPIPGSSYIPLPDSIATKKACINIKNYDDNACLAWCLVSYLRPAERRRNLTSSYPHFSTVLNLKDIKFPVHLKDIPKIEQLNNLSVNIYELVKSSKEYVVEGPIYFTKNRRDTHINLLYLYENGHGHYVLIVNLSRLISKQVYNHGHSVHLCDGCLTRFSTQKLLNDHQLHDCNHIKTILPSKNVRSRPNFLGSYTPENILQFNNYKNTQNVPFVIYADFESILKPVEFCEPSSSTSFTEAVDIHMPYSFAYYIVSTSDVKYYKFETYTGLDCGKVFVSKLIEDVKFIYNEYLKCIKPMLPLTAAEELKFNSASLCHICKSPFDGFNQSKVHDHCHITGRFRGAAHSTCNLNFKLPNFIPIFLHNFSGYDSHLFVKELADIESEGGIDVLPNNKEKYISFSKNVLVDRVKNQHKDDFENVYMKMRFVDSFRFMASSLDSLASNLVDDDFIHVKKFFIRHEQFKLLTRKGIFPYQYIDSIDRLGETSLPSKDAFMNKLSFDGISEGEYNHAQTVWRTFGCQNLREYSDLYLKTDVLLLADIFEKFREVCFSTYGLDPAHYYTAPGLSWDAMLKFTQIKLELLTDIDQVHFIKKGIRGGISFCSHRHAKGNNKYMTDGTFNTDLPSNYLMYWDANNLYGWAMSQYMPVNEFVWLDAAQIGSFEFRNVSDTSDYGYILNVDIEYPRELHDLHNDLPFLAENICPPNSKSVSDKRLIPNLFNKKNYVIHYRNLKHAVAHGLIVRKINRILSFKQSAWLKPYIDVNTHLRQTAKNSFEKDFFKLMNNAVFGKTMENVDKRVDVRLVTSWEDICKRTGRPKLGARSLIAKLNFKNIKIFTETFSAIQMEHLHVVYDKPLYVGFAVLEISKLLMYQFYYDFLKPKFGSEIQLCYMDTDSFTVSITTDDVYAFVKDNLERFDTSNYLPDNEFSIPLQNKAVLGLMKDENSGRIMSEFIGLRSKLYANRVCSGRITKKAKGVKKAVVKRKITFEHYLECLTSKRDIYMKQYLFRSQKHSIYTMLQNKLALSSRDSKRYINDDGVSTLAWGHYRINTPLS; this is encoded by the coding sequence ATGTTCGCGTGTGATAAGTGTCAAAAGTCATTCAACGCCAAAAGGAGTCTCGATCGGCACACGCGACATTCGCATACTAATAACGCTAGGAACGAGTGTTCTTTATGCGATAAATCTTTTTCGAGATTCGACAATTTTCAAAGACATAAAAGATTAGTGCATGGTTTAGAAGTTGGTCCTCAGCGTCAAATGCCACCTCCAGCAATGGCAAATTATTTGAAAGCGAAACCCACCATCGATGTACCACCATCTACATCATCGGCGGTGAGGTCAATTTTGCAACCTTCTGAACGTCTTCCTCAACCGCTGTTGGGTGATAATGGTTTAGAAGTTGGTCCTCAGCGTCAAGCGCCACCTCCAGCAATGGCAAATTGTTCGAAAGCAAAATCCACCATCGATGTACCACCATCTACATCATCGGCGCCGGCGGTAAGGTCAATTTTGCAACCTTCTAAACATCTTCCTCAACCGCTATCGGGTGATAATAGATCAAAGGTATGCGATTTGTGCGGAATTTCTTTCATGAATCATATGGCTTTAGAGTCACATCTCAGGATGAATCATACGATAGAGGTTGAGAAAGGTGTTGAGAAGATTGCAACTTGTTACAAAGATCGAGTTGCGTCTTATAAAATATCTGGAGAtcgtgatgatgatgatgatatctcCACATATCTAGCGCGTACCCGAAATACTGTCGGAAATATTATCACATCTTACATGGCCCTGAACGGCTCGGTGAAGGTGCAACTCGAGCttttatccatttttattaaaacaactaTTAATGAAAATGGTGATGAGACCGTTACCGCCTctgaaaagaattttaattctaaattcgAAATTATTACACAATTCGCCGATTTTAATGAAACTTATGATAAGATGGTGGCAAGTATTAACCATCAAGCTGAAGAGTTTCAGGAGAGGGGGTCCGGTTGGGCCTTCTTTTCTATTTCATACCTTCTTCTAAACATAAACAAATTCCAACCAATACCCGGCTCGTCGTACATCCCGCTTCCAGATTCAATCGCTACTAAGAAAGCGTGcattaacatcaaaaattacgATGACAACGCTTGCTTAGCTTGGTGTCTGGTATCTTATCTGCGGCCGGCTGAACGTCGTCGAAATTTAACATCATCGTACCCGCACTTTTCAACCGTACTAAATTTAAAGGATATAAAGTTCCCCGTTCATTTAAAAGACATCcctaaaattgaacaattaaataatttaagtgtaaatatttatgaacTAGTTAAATCATCTAAAGAATACGTGGTAGAaggaccaatttattttacaaaaaatcgacGGGATACccatataaatttactttatttatatgaaaatggaCACGGACATTacgttttaattgtaaatctaTCACGTTTGATTTCTAAACAAGTATACAACCACGGCCATTCTGTACACCTTTGCGATGGTTGTTTAACACGCTTTTCCACACAAAAGTTGTTAAACGATCATCAACTGCATGATTGTAATcatattaaaaccattttgcCATCGAAAAATGTGCGCTCAAGGCCAAACTTTCTAGGTTCGTATAcgcctgaaaatattttacaatttaataattataaaaatactcaAAACGTTCCCTTTGTTATATATGCGGATtttgaatcgattttaaagCCGGTAGAGTTTTGCGAACCTAGTAGTTCAACATCTTTCACCGAAGCGGTAGATATACACATGCCGTATAGCTTTGCTTATTATATCGTTTCAACATCCGatgttaaatattataaattcgaAACGTATACGGGCCTCGATTGTGgtaaagtttttgtttcaaaattaatcgaggacgttaaatttatttacaacgaatatttaaaatgtattaaaccAATGCTACCTCTAACCGCTGCAGaggaattgaaatttaattcggCTTCATTATGCCATATTTGTAAGTCACCGTTTGATGGTTTTAATCAGAGTAAGGTTCACGACCATTGTCATATTACCGGCAGATTTAGAGGTGCCGCACATTCAACGTGTAACCTTAATTTCAAACTCCCTAATTTCATTCCGATATTTCTTCACAATTTTAGCGGCTATGATTCACACTTATTCGTAAAGGAATTAGCTGATATCGAGTCGGAGGGTGGTATCGATGTTTTACCCAACAACAAGGAAAAATACATTAGCTTTAGTAAAAACGTTTTAGTTGATCGCGTTAAAAACCAGCACAAAGATGATTTTGAAAACGTCTACATGAAAATGCGCTTTGTAGATTCATTTAGGTTCATGGCATCCTCTCTCGATTCGCTCGCCAGCAATCTTGTGGACGATGACTTTATCcacgttaaaaaatttttcatacgTCACGAACAgtttaaattgttaacaaGAAAGGGTATTTTTCCTTATCAGTATATTGATTCTATTGATAGATTGGGTGAAACATCATTACCCTCTAAAGATGCTTTTATGAATAAGCTGAGCTTCGATGGTATAAGTGAAGGTGAATACAATCATGCGCAAACCGTTTGGCGTACATTCGGGTGTCAAAATTTACGTGAGTATTCTGATCTATATCTAAAGACCGATGTACTTTTACTTGCAGATATCTTTGAAAAGTTTCGGGAGGTTTGTTTTAGTACTTATGGGTTAGACCCTGCCCATTATTATACAGCGCCAGGTTTATCTTGGGATGCTATGCTTAAGTTCACGCAGATCAAACTCGAACTTTTAACAGATATAGATCAGGtacatttcattaaaaagggaATTCGCGGGGGCATCTCGTTTTGCAGCCATCGTCACGCTAagggaaataataaatatatgacCGATGGCACTTTCAATACCGATTTAccttcaaattatttaatgtattgggaTGCAAATAACCTCTATGGATGGGCAATGTCTCAATATATGCCCGTTAATGAGTTTGTTTGGTTGGATGCGGCCCAAATTGGAAGTTTCGAATTTAGAAACGTATCCGATACCTCAGATTACGGGTATATATTGAACGTTGATATTGAATATCCGCGTGAATTGCACGATTTGCATAACGACCTACCATTTCTAGCCGAAAATATATGCCCGCCAAACTCTAAAAGCGTGAGCGATAAAAGActtattccaaatttatttaataagaaaaattatgtaattcattatagaaatttaaagcaTGCCGTCGCTCACGGTCTTAtagttagaaaaattaatcgcattttatcttttaaacaaTCAGCTTGGCTTAAACCTTACATCGACGTTAACACACATTTACGCCAAACTGCcaaaaatagttttgaaaaggatttttttaaattaatgaataatgcGGTTTTCGGTAAAACTATGGAAAATGTAGATAAAAGGGTCGATGTGAGGTTAGTGACAAGTTGGGAAGATATATGTAAGAGAACGGGTAGACCAAAATTAGGGGCACGTAGTCTAattgctaaattaaattttaagaatataaaaatttttacggaAACATTTTCGGCTATTCAAATGGAACATCTGCATGTGGTTTACGATAAACCCTTATATGTAGGGTTTGCAGTTTTggaaatttctaaattactcatgtaccaattttattatgattttttgaaacctAAATTTGGCTCTGAAATTCAATTGTGCTACATGGATACCGACAGCTTCACTGTGTCCATTACCACAGATGATGTGTATGCATTCgttaaagataatttagaaCGCTTCGATACGTCAAATTATCTTCCGGATAATGAGTTTAGCATCCCACTACAAAATAAAGCGGTATTGGGGTTGATGAAAGATGAAAATTCCGGTAGAATCATGTCAGAATTTATTGGTTTACGTTCTAAATTGTACGCTAATAGGGTCTGTTCCGGCCGTATCACTAAAAAGGCTAAAGGTGTAAAGAAGGCTGTGGTTAAACGCAAAATTACCTTTGAACATTATTTGGAATGTTTAACGTCAAAACGAGATATTTACATGAAACAATACTTGTTCAGAAGTCAAAAGCATAGCATATATACCATgctacaaaataaattggctCTTTCATCACGTGATTCGAAACGTTATATTAATGATGATGGGGTGAGTACATTAGCGTGGGGTCACTATCGTATCAACACTCCATTATCATAa